CATCACGATGACGAGGAGGGTGATCGACAGCGACGCGCCGAGCGGCCAGTTCCGTCCCTGTCCGAACTGCAGCTCGATCAGGTTGCCCAGCATGAGGTTGCGCCCGCCGCCGAGGATGCGCGGCGTGACGTAGGCGCCGAGCGAGGGGATGAAGACCAGGATCGAGCCGGCGACGATGCCGGGCTTCACCATCGGCAGGATGATCCGCCGCAGCACCTGGAAGCGGGTGGCGTAGAGGTCGTAGCCGGCCTCGACCAGCCGGAAGTCCAGCTTCTCCATCGAGGCGTAGAGCGGCAGGACCATCAGCGGCAGGTAGACGTAGAGCATGCCGATCATGATGGCGGTGTCGGTGTAGATGATCTGGATCGGGCTCGAGATCAGCCCGAGCTTCATCAGCGCGACGTTGAGCAGGCCTTCGTTGCGGATCACCTCCTGGATCGCGAAGGTGCGGATCAGGAGGTTGGTCCAGAACGGAATCGTGATCAGGAACAGCCAGAGCGCCCGCGTGCGCTCCGGCCGCGTGGCGATGAAATAGGCCGTGGGAAAGCCGAAGAGGAAGGCAAAGACCGTGGTCGCGAGCGACAGCACGACCGACCGCCAGAAGATCGCCACATGGGCATCCGCGATCGACAGCGTCTCGTCGAAGATGTCGCGCTGCAGGATGACGCTTACCCAGGCGTCGGTCGAGAAGGTCCAGCGCACGTCGCCGTACGAGCCCGGCTCGAGGAACGAGTAGATCACCACGATGCCGAGCGGACCGACCGCGGCGAAGAAGATGATCAGCAGCGCGGGAGCCGACAGCAGCCATCGTCTGCGGATGTCGGCGCGCTCGGCCCTGCGGGCGGTCTCTGCGGCGCCGGCCATCCGGTCAGTCCCTCAGCACCTGGGCGGCGTCGTCCGCGATGACGACGCCGACCCTGTCTCCGGTCTGGAAGCCGCAGTCGGCGCTGCGCCGGTTCTGCTGGCGCACGATGAACAGATCCCCGTCGTCGAGGCGGACGTGGATGTTGGTGTCCGTGCCGAAATAGACGATGTTCTCGATCTTTCCGTCGAGATGCC
The nucleotide sequence above comes from Aquibium microcysteis. Encoded proteins:
- a CDS encoding ABC transporter permease yields the protein MAGAAETARRAERADIRRRWLLSAPALLIIFFAAVGPLGIVVIYSFLEPGSYGDVRWTFSTDAWVSVILQRDIFDETLSIADAHVAIFWRSVVLSLATTVFAFLFGFPTAYFIATRPERTRALWLFLITIPFWTNLLIRTFAIQEVIRNEGLLNVALMKLGLISSPIQIIYTDTAIMIGMLYVYLPLMVLPLYASMEKLDFRLVEAGYDLYATRFQVLRRIILPMVKPGIVAGSILVFIPSLGAYVTPRILGGGRNLMLGNLIELQFGQGRNWPLGASLSITLLVIVMAALLVYIRYAGTGGRNHG